A genomic segment from Yimella sp. cx-51 encodes:
- a CDS encoding GNAT family N-acetyltransferase: MRFPDDVPVLTDGDLTLRAYSPADAPRIIEFANDARSRQWIPLPEPYGAEQAQQYLDLSASHWNADPVHPTWAIELDGRFAGGINLHPRGGRTWEVGYSLHPDARGHGVMTRTVRLVVDYCFERMDAQVVTWRCGAGNFASWRPVWAAGFTFDGVWRGMHRGSFGESDGLWLGSLSRGEWEDSRLRDVRAARPWWEPKLLRGDKVVLRPYRDGDELPEHPDAVAQQFSADLQPRADEFPRWLRDHRRRMAIGDGVFWCIADATTDQLLGHVQLTRLDVDFIRGTGWLGYWLLPEARGRGALAEALELLIPHAFAPLTDRAGLRGGIGLHRLYAGTDEDNHASQRVLRRAGFTECATERSTLAHDDRPHSGATSFELLASDDREAKRVQPLSVPTLRTERLVLREWTPADAPGPNDVTDDDARRFMANELPTTQTFAAALRRRRLFADRGDQISWCITDPETGRVLGNINLFGIGEGTATNAEVGYWLWAHARGRGVTGEALEAVLDHAFGELGLTRVQAGTDLANVASQKILLRAGFRQWGADRQAYTAADGSITDGAYFELLGADRDQPAGRAGQRD, from the coding sequence ATGCGCTTTCCCGATGACGTCCCGGTGCTCACCGACGGCGACCTGACCTTGCGCGCGTACTCCCCCGCGGATGCGCCGAGAATCATCGAATTCGCGAACGATGCCCGCTCGCGCCAGTGGATTCCGCTGCCAGAGCCGTATGGAGCAGAACAAGCGCAGCAGTATCTCGACCTGAGCGCCAGCCACTGGAACGCCGATCCGGTGCACCCTACGTGGGCGATCGAACTGGACGGGCGCTTCGCCGGCGGCATCAACCTGCATCCACGTGGCGGCCGCACCTGGGAGGTCGGCTACTCGCTGCATCCGGACGCGCGTGGTCACGGCGTCATGACGCGCACGGTGCGGCTGGTCGTCGACTACTGCTTCGAGCGCATGGACGCCCAGGTCGTGACGTGGCGCTGCGGCGCCGGCAACTTCGCTTCCTGGCGTCCGGTATGGGCGGCTGGCTTCACCTTCGACGGAGTGTGGCGCGGCATGCACCGCGGATCGTTCGGCGAGAGCGACGGCCTCTGGCTGGGCTCACTGTCGCGCGGCGAATGGGAAGACTCACGCCTGCGCGATGTGCGGGCGGCGCGTCCGTGGTGGGAGCCCAAACTGTTGCGGGGCGACAAAGTCGTGCTGCGTCCGTACCGCGACGGTGATGAACTGCCCGAGCACCCGGACGCCGTCGCTCAGCAGTTCAGCGCCGACCTGCAGCCGCGGGCCGATGAGTTCCCGCGCTGGTTACGCGACCACCGCCGCCGGATGGCGATCGGCGACGGGGTCTTCTGGTGCATCGCGGACGCCACCACCGACCAACTCCTGGGCCACGTCCAGCTCACCCGGCTCGACGTCGATTTCATCCGCGGCACCGGCTGGCTCGGCTATTGGCTCCTTCCCGAGGCCCGCGGCCGGGGCGCTCTCGCCGAGGCGCTCGAGCTGCTCATCCCACACGCCTTCGCGCCACTGACCGATCGCGCGGGCCTGCGTGGCGGCATCGGTCTGCACCGGCTGTACGCCGGTACCGATGAGGACAACCACGCCTCCCAGCGTGTCCTGCGGCGAGCGGGGTTCACCGAGTGCGCGACCGAACGTTCGACGCTTGCCCACGACGATCGTCCACACAGCGGCGCAACCAGTTTCGAGCTCCTCGCTTCGGACGACCGGGAAGCCAAGCGCGTGCAACCGCTCTCGGTGCCGACCTTGCGAACCGAACGCTTGGTGCTGCGGGAATGGACGCCAGCAGACGCACCTGGCCCGAACGACGTGACCGACGACGACGCGCGCCGGTTCATGGCGAACGAGTTGCCGACGACGCAGACCTTCGCGGCGGCGTTGCGCCGTCGGCGTCTCTTCGCCGATCGCGGCGACCAGATCAGCTGGTGCATCACCGACCCCGAAACTGGGCGGGTGCTGGGCAACATCAATCTTTTCGGCATCGGTGAAGGCACCGCAACGAACGCCGAGGTCGGCTACTGGCTGTGGGCGCACGCCCGCGGCCGTGGCGTCACCGGCGAGGCATTGGAGGCGGTGCTCGACCACGCGTTCGGCGAGCTGGGCCTGACCCGCGTCCAGGCCGGCACGGACCTGGCCAACGTGGCGTCCCAGAAGATCCTGCTACGAGCGGGCTTTCGTCAGTGGGGCGCCGATCGTCAGGCGTACACCGCAGCGGACGGTTCGATCACCGACGGCGCCTACTTCGAGCTGCTCGGCGCTGACCGCGACCAGCCAGCAGGACGTGCGGGTCAGCGCGACTGA
- the secA gene encoding preprotein translocase subunit SecA, producing MPKVVEKVLRAGEGRTVKRLAALAAQVNLLEDDFKALSDAELREETDKFRKRLEEGETLDDLLPEAFAAVREASVRTIGKRHFDVQLMGGAALHLGNVAEMRTGEGKTLVATLPSYLNALSGKGVHVITTNDYLAEYQSELMGRVHRMLGLETGCIMASMTPDQRRVEYNKDITYGTNNEFGFDYLRDNMSWSTDELVQRGHNFAIVDEVDSILIDEARTPLIISGPADEATRWYVEFSKIVEHLKCAPKKAGENKPGDGDYEIDEKKKTVGIMESGIEKVEDLLGIENLYQAENTPLIGYLNNAIKAKELFKKDKDYVVKDGEILIVDEHTGRMLAGRRYNEGMHQAIEAKEGVEIQNENHTMATITLQNYFRMYDKLAGMTGTAQTEAAELHQIYKLGVVTIPTNKPMVRVDQPDLIYRTEEAKFNAVVDDIVDRHREGQPVLVGTTSVVKSEYLSEQLRRKGVPHEVLNAKFHEQEAQIVAQAGRKGAVTVATNMAGRGTDIMLGGNPEHIAVAALKRRGLDPEETPEEYEAAWDEALAKAEKAVEAQHEEVLELGGLYVLGTERHESRRIDNQLRGRAGRQGDPGESRFYLSLQDDLMRLFNAALVDRFMQTAKIEDEVPIESKMVSRSIASAQTSVEAQNFEIRKNVLKYDDVLNRQRETLYKERRRILEGEDLGPQVRHFINDVVDAYVDGATAEGFSDDWDLDQLWDALRQLYPISLTIKEIEDEVGGRAGINADLLSQEIRSDAHHAYDEREKGWGEDVAREVERRVMLSVLDRKWREHLYEMDYLKEGISLRQFAQRDPLVEYQREGYQLFSAMNDAIKEESVQNLFHVEVDPNEVKASLPEKPVEKMTLTAPGEDGQAHQHEIADDGHVVSDEDDAHLPRAQRRANAKARKKAKATAKK from the coding sequence GTGCCGAAGGTAGTCGAGAAGGTCCTGCGGGCCGGAGAGGGCCGTACCGTCAAGCGATTGGCGGCTCTGGCGGCTCAGGTCAACCTGCTGGAAGACGACTTCAAGGCGCTCAGCGACGCCGAACTGCGGGAAGAGACCGACAAGTTCCGCAAGCGCTTGGAAGAAGGCGAGACCCTCGACGACCTGCTGCCGGAGGCTTTTGCGGCGGTGCGTGAGGCGAGTGTCCGCACCATCGGCAAGCGTCACTTCGACGTCCAGCTCATGGGCGGCGCCGCGCTCCACCTCGGCAACGTCGCCGAGATGCGCACCGGTGAGGGCAAGACCCTCGTCGCGACCCTGCCCTCCTATTTGAACGCGCTGAGCGGCAAGGGCGTGCACGTCATCACGACCAACGACTACCTGGCTGAGTACCAGTCGGAGTTGATGGGGCGCGTGCACCGCATGCTCGGCCTGGAGACCGGCTGCATCATGGCGTCCATGACGCCCGACCAGCGGCGCGTGGAGTACAACAAGGACATCACCTACGGCACCAACAACGAGTTCGGCTTCGACTACCTGCGCGACAACATGTCGTGGTCGACCGACGAACTCGTGCAGCGCGGCCACAACTTCGCGATCGTTGACGAGGTCGACTCCATCCTGATCGACGAGGCCCGTACGCCGTTGATCATCAGTGGCCCGGCCGACGAGGCCACGCGTTGGTACGTCGAGTTCTCCAAGATCGTCGAACACCTGAAGTGCGCGCCGAAGAAGGCCGGCGAGAACAAGCCCGGTGACGGCGACTACGAGATCGACGAAAAGAAGAAGACCGTCGGCATCATGGAGTCGGGCATCGAGAAGGTCGAAGACCTGCTCGGCATCGAAAACCTCTACCAGGCCGAGAACACCCCGCTCATCGGCTACCTGAACAACGCCATCAAGGCCAAGGAACTGTTCAAGAAGGACAAGGACTACGTCGTCAAGGACGGCGAGATCCTCATCGTCGACGAGCACACCGGTCGTATGCTCGCCGGCCGTCGTTACAACGAGGGCATGCACCAGGCGATCGAGGCCAAGGAGGGTGTGGAGATCCAGAACGAAAACCACACCATGGCCACGATCACGCTGCAAAACTACTTCCGTATGTACGACAAGCTCGCCGGCATGACAGGTACGGCCCAGACCGAAGCCGCCGAGCTGCACCAGATCTACAAACTGGGCGTCGTCACCATCCCGACGAACAAGCCGATGGTGCGTGTCGACCAGCCCGACCTGATCTATCGCACCGAAGAGGCGAAGTTCAACGCCGTCGTCGACGACATCGTCGACCGCCACCGCGAGGGCCAGCCGGTGCTGGTCGGTACCACCAGCGTCGTGAAGTCGGAATACCTCTCGGAGCAACTGCGCCGCAAGGGCGTGCCGCACGAGGTGCTCAACGCCAAGTTCCACGAGCAGGAAGCGCAGATCGTCGCGCAGGCCGGCCGCAAGGGCGCCGTCACTGTGGCCACCAACATGGCTGGTCGAGGCACCGACATCATGCTCGGCGGCAACCCCGAGCACATCGCTGTGGCCGCGCTCAAGCGCCGGGGCCTCGATCCGGAAGAGACGCCGGAGGAGTACGAGGCGGCCTGGGACGAAGCGCTGGCCAAGGCCGAGAAGGCGGTCGAGGCGCAGCACGAGGAGGTGCTCGAGCTCGGCGGTCTGTACGTGCTGGGCACCGAGCGCCACGAGTCGCGCCGTATCGACAACCAGCTGCGCGGACGCGCCGGACGTCAGGGTGACCCCGGCGAGAGCCGGTTCTACCTGTCGCTGCAGGACGACCTCATGCGGTTGTTCAACGCCGCGCTGGTCGACCGCTTCATGCAGACCGCCAAGATCGAGGACGAGGTGCCGATCGAGTCCAAGATGGTCAGCCGCTCCATCGCTTCGGCGCAGACCAGCGTCGAGGCGCAGAACTTCGAGATCCGCAAGAACGTCCTGAAGTACGACGACGTGCTCAACCGTCAGCGCGAGACCCTCTACAAGGAGCGTCGCCGCATCCTGGAGGGCGAAGACCTCGGTCCGCAGGTGCGTCACTTCATCAATGACGTCGTCGATGCCTACGTCGACGGGGCGACTGCCGAGGGATTCTCCGACGACTGGGACCTCGACCAGCTCTGGGATGCGCTCAGGCAGCTCTACCCGATCTCGTTGACGATCAAGGAGATCGAGGACGAGGTGGGCGGCCGCGCCGGCATCAACGCCGACCTGCTCAGCCAGGAGATCCGCTCGGACGCACACCATGCGTACGACGAGCGCGAAAAGGGATGGGGCGAGGACGTCGCCCGCGAGGTTGAGCGTCGCGTGATGTTGTCGGTGCTCGATCGCAAGTGGCGCGAGCACCTCTACGAGATGGACTACCTCAAGGAGGGCATCAGCCTGCGCCAGTTCGCGCAGCGTGACCCCCTGGTGGAGTACCAGCGCGAGGGCTACCAGCTCTTCTCGGCGATGAACGACGCGATCAAGGAGGAGAGCGTCCAGAACCTCTTCCACGTCGAGGTCGACCCGAACGAGGTCAAGGCATCGCTGCCGGAGAAGCCGGTGGAGAAGATGACCTTGACCGCACCGGGTGAGGACGGTCAGGCGCACCAGCACGAGATCGCCGATGACGGGCACGTGGTGAGCGACGAGGACGACGCACACCTGCCGCGTGCGCAGCGTCGGGCGAACGCCAAGGCTCGAAAGAAGGCCAAGGCGACCGCGAAGAAGTAG
- a CDS encoding Rv3235 family protein → MTAETLGANALLLRPAPSLLPPARSRRHLQVVDDTQPVLAVGFRATEYDPHFGPQRTPSHDLPDPAAWGQRLILGLLETLSGLRPPSQVERWMTLELRERVRRTHAVAVRRGARPASPARVLRVRACEAVEGAAEVSAVVHDRGRVRAAAMRLVACDGRWLLTDLEIG, encoded by the coding sequence ATGACCGCTGAGACCCTGGGAGCGAACGCGCTGCTCCTGCGACCTGCACCGTCCCTGCTCCCACCGGCACGGTCGCGACGCCACCTTCAGGTTGTGGACGACACCCAGCCAGTGCTGGCGGTCGGCTTCCGAGCTACCGAGTACGACCCCCATTTCGGACCACAGCGCACCCCGTCCCATGACCTTCCGGACCCGGCCGCGTGGGGTCAACGCTTGATCCTCGGGCTGTTGGAGACCCTCTCGGGGCTGCGACCCCCGTCGCAGGTGGAGCGGTGGATGACGCTGGAACTACGTGAGCGGGTGCGGCGCACTCACGCCGTGGCCGTCCGGCGCGGCGCACGACCGGCCAGCCCGGCGCGAGTGCTGCGGGTTCGTGCCTGCGAGGCGGTCGAAGGCGCTGCCGAGGTGTCAGCGGTCGTGCATGACCGCGGGCGGGTGCGCGCGGCGGCGATGCGACTGGTGGCCTGCGACGGACGCTGGTTGCTGACCGACCTGGAAATCGGCTGA
- a CDS encoding LysM peptidoglycan-binding domain-containing protein, producing MIYSLNRRARGLALLLALACAAGSALSLTGVAFATTHLASVDALWTSCLRIALSAALAWATVVAAAAYRSIGGVDAPSNRSARLLASGLIAVAAWSFSGAASATVSAPPPASAVAVDTVPTPDFISPAAAQDERDTVAPEVSAAPQAPEPGWTPTAPPATAPADRTPLLMSGGATTADRTVVVRRGDSLWSIIGRHLGPTASADQIAALVPAWHDANRAVIGPDPDVLLVGQILTSPSTNAAVPQGGSR from the coding sequence ATGATCTACTCGCTGAACCGCCGGGCCCGCGGCCTGGCGCTGCTCCTGGCCCTCGCCTGCGCGGCCGGCTCGGCGCTGAGCCTGACCGGCGTGGCCTTCGCCACCACTCACCTGGCGAGCGTCGACGCGTTGTGGACCTCCTGCCTCCGCATTGCCCTGAGCGCGGCGCTGGCGTGGGCGACCGTCGTCGCCGCGGCCGCCTACCGGTCGATCGGCGGGGTCGACGCACCCAGCAATCGCAGCGCGCGACTGCTCGCCTCGGGGCTGATCGCAGTGGCCGCCTGGAGCTTCTCCGGCGCCGCCTCGGCGACAGTAAGTGCTCCGCCCCCGGCGTCAGCGGTCGCGGTCGACACCGTGCCCACCCCCGACTTCATCAGCCCCGCCGCGGCGCAGGACGAGCGCGACACCGTCGCACCTGAAGTATCTGCCGCACCGCAGGCCCCTGAGCCCGGCTGGACGCCCACCGCGCCACCAGCGACCGCACCGGCCGATCGCACCCCACTGCTGATGTCCGGCGGGGCCACTACGGCCGACCGAACGGTCGTGGTTCGCCGCGGCGACTCACTGTGGTCGATCATCGGCCGTCACCTCGGCCCCACCGCCTCGGCTGACCAGATCGCAGCCTTGGTACCCGCCTGGCACGACGCGAACCGGGCCGTCATCGGCCCCGACCCGGACGTCCTGCTGGTCGGGCAGATCCTCACTTCACCCTCAACCAATGCCGCTGTGCCACAAGGAGGTTCGCGATGA
- a CDS encoding helix-turn-helix domain-containing protein: MAARFLQIADVAEILNISARAVYALISSGELPAIKVGKSWRIEAEQLEAYIQRGYADTKARVDAGTLQQ; encoded by the coding sequence GTGGCCGCTCGCTTCTTGCAGATCGCAGACGTGGCAGAGATCCTGAACATCTCCGCCCGGGCGGTCTATGCGCTGATCAGTTCCGGCGAGCTACCCGCGATCAAGGTGGGCAAGTCGTGGCGGATCGAGGCGGAGCAGTTGGAGGCCTACATCCAGCGCGGCTACGCCGACACCAAAGCGCGCGTCGACGCGGGCACCTTGCAGCAATAG
- a CDS encoding chromosome partitioning protein, whose amino-acid sequence MAVAVITGVNAHAEADLAAALGSADGLALVRRCADLAEVLAVIDAGRAQVALVSADLPGIDRSTVHRLVAQGCRVVGVHADESQERTLREWGVTWLLPERATEAETVEVVRAAAAAELEATPAPVSSNGVDAEHEVQAASPDAGDEQGRVIVVWGAGGAPGRSVVAANLAVLLAREAPTLLIDADTYAASQAQLFGILDEAPGIAAATRLAEAGRLDTITLAGVAPLIGERLRILTGLPRSDRWPELRPAALEAVLQASRRMHRWTIVDVAAPMETDEELSFDTLAPQRNAATRTMLMEADEILMLGSGDPIGLSRLVRVIDDLSEVTHRPPVAVVTKVRPGAAGRRPEQQIADALRRFSAIEPVLIPDDRDVLDAALLAGRSVVEAAPSSPLVGALQTLAEAHLGLATRATSRSRRGRLALRTG is encoded by the coding sequence ATGGCTGTCGCAGTGATCACCGGCGTCAACGCGCACGCCGAGGCCGATCTCGCGGCCGCGCTCGGGTCGGCCGACGGTCTGGCCCTGGTGCGTCGATGCGCTGACCTGGCCGAGGTGCTCGCCGTCATTGACGCCGGACGCGCCCAGGTAGCGCTGGTCTCGGCCGATCTGCCGGGCATCGACCGCTCCACCGTGCACCGGCTCGTTGCGCAAGGCTGCCGTGTCGTCGGCGTACACGCCGATGAGTCGCAGGAGCGCACCCTGCGCGAATGGGGCGTCACCTGGTTGCTGCCCGAGCGCGCCACCGAGGCCGAGACGGTCGAGGTCGTACGGGCCGCAGCCGCCGCCGAGTTGGAGGCCACGCCAGCACCCGTCTCCTCCAATGGCGTAGACGCTGAGCATGAGGTGCAGGCCGCATCACCTGATGCGGGTGATGAGCAAGGTCGCGTCATCGTGGTCTGGGGCGCTGGGGGTGCGCCCGGCCGTTCCGTGGTCGCCGCCAACCTCGCCGTGCTGCTGGCTCGCGAAGCCCCGACCCTGCTGATCGACGCCGACACGTATGCGGCGTCACAGGCGCAGCTGTTCGGCATTCTCGACGAGGCGCCCGGCATCGCGGCTGCGACCAGGCTGGCCGAGGCGGGCCGGCTCGACACCATCACATTGGCCGGGGTTGCTCCGCTCATCGGCGAGCGACTGCGCATCCTCACCGGCTTACCGCGGTCCGACCGCTGGCCTGAGCTACGACCCGCGGCCCTCGAAGCGGTACTCCAAGCCTCGCGCAGAATGCACCGTTGGACGATCGTCGATGTCGCTGCCCCGATGGAGACCGACGAGGAGCTCAGCTTCGACACCCTTGCGCCGCAACGGAATGCGGCGACCCGCACGATGCTCATGGAGGCAGACGAGATTCTCATGCTGGGTTCGGGCGATCCGATCGGCCTGAGCCGCCTCGTCCGCGTGATCGACGACCTCAGCGAGGTCACGCACCGCCCTCCGGTCGCAGTCGTCACCAAGGTGAGACCGGGCGCGGCCGGGCGACGACCGGAGCAACAGATCGCCGATGCGCTGCGCCGGTTCAGTGCCATCGAACCCGTCCTCATCCCCGATGATCGCGACGTGCTGGACGCGGCGTTGCTCGCCGGGCGATCGGTCGTGGAGGCGGCGCCCTCCTCGCCACTCGTGGGCGCGCTGCAGACGCTGGCCGAAGCGCATCTCGGCCTGGCCACTCGCGCGACCAGCCGATCGCGTCGGGGGAGGTTGGCACTGCGCACGGGATGA
- a CDS encoding wax ester/triacylglycerol synthase family O-acyltransferase encodes MVDRLTSLDASFLYLEDAAMPMHVGSVMVFDPPKEGFDYENIIDLVSNRIAFVPRYRQRVQHTPGRISNPVWVDDADFDITYHVRRSALPKPGSVAQLEEFVGRIQARALDRDRPLWELYLVEGLERGRFAIVTKTHQALVDGVNAIDIGQVIVDPDAGREDQIPHTWRARPAPSGLELIADGIWSMVRSPGRVIQDSVHTVSNMHTLTRRVAGSATDLLGMLARTAARPAPHSPLNTAIGGYRRYVMLESKLGDYQKVRTRITKGNGNEHVTVHDVVLAAVTGGLRAWLMARGQAVDSGATIRAMVPVSTHSVGDDDEQDQVTACFVDLPVGEPNARMRLHQIAYSMQQQVDSRTAVGARSLSSLSGFAPPTLHSLGARLGNAMSRRMFNLVITNVPGPQQALYAADAEMVGSYPVIPLAKGQALAIGLTSYNGKVYFGLTADRDSMPDVEMLGQCIEEALAELVTES; translated from the coding sequence GTGGTTGACAGACTCACTTCGCTCGACGCATCCTTCCTCTACCTCGAGGACGCCGCCATGCCCATGCACGTCGGCTCCGTCATGGTCTTCGACCCTCCCAAGGAGGGCTTCGACTACGAGAACATCATCGACCTCGTCAGCAACCGCATCGCGTTCGTGCCGCGCTACCGGCAGCGTGTGCAGCACACGCCCGGGCGCATCAGCAACCCGGTGTGGGTCGACGACGCCGACTTCGACATCACCTATCACGTGCGTCGTTCGGCGCTGCCCAAACCAGGGTCGGTCGCGCAGTTGGAGGAGTTCGTCGGTCGTATCCAGGCGCGTGCCCTCGACCGGGATCGGCCGTTGTGGGAGCTCTACCTCGTGGAAGGGCTCGAACGCGGACGGTTCGCAATCGTCACCAAGACCCACCAGGCGCTCGTCGACGGCGTCAACGCCATCGACATCGGGCAGGTCATCGTCGACCCGGACGCCGGTCGCGAAGACCAGATCCCGCACACCTGGCGCGCCCGCCCTGCCCCCAGCGGTCTCGAACTCATCGCTGACGGCATCTGGTCGATGGTCCGCAGCCCCGGTCGGGTGATCCAGGACAGCGTGCACACCGTCTCCAACATGCACACCCTCACCCGTCGCGTCGCCGGATCGGCGACCGATCTGCTCGGGATGCTCGCGCGCACCGCAGCCCGCCCGGCACCCCACAGCCCGCTCAACACCGCCATCGGCGGCTACCGCCGGTACGTGATGCTGGAGAGCAAGCTCGGCGATTACCAGAAGGTGCGTACGCGCATCACCAAGGGCAACGGCAACGAACACGTCACCGTGCACGACGTCGTCCTTGCCGCAGTCACCGGAGGTCTGCGGGCGTGGCTGATGGCGCGCGGCCAGGCCGTCGACAGCGGCGCGACGATCCGCGCGATGGTGCCGGTGAGCACCCACAGCGTCGGTGACGACGACGAGCAGGATCAGGTGACCGCCTGCTTCGTCGACCTTCCAGTGGGCGAGCCCAACGCCCGCATGCGACTGCACCAGATCGCGTATTCGATGCAGCAACAGGTCGATTCCCGCACCGCCGTCGGTGCCCGTTCGTTGTCGAGCCTCTCCGGGTTCGCGCCGCCCACCCTGCACTCCCTCGGAGCACGTCTGGGCAATGCGATGTCGCGACGCATGTTCAACCTCGTGATCACCAATGTGCCCGGGCCGCAGCAGGCTCTCTACGCAGCTGACGCCGAGATGGTCGGCTCCTACCCGGTGATTCCCCTGGCCAAGGGTCAGGCGCTCGCGATCGGACTCACCTCCTACAACGGCAAGGTCTACTTCGGCCTCACCGCCGATCGCGACTCCATGCCGGATGTCGAGATGCTCGGTCAGTGCATCGAGGAAGCGCTGGCCGAACTGGTCACCGAGAGCTGA